The DNA sequence CTGGCCGGCGCCAAAGCACCGGATGGCATGGAGATGCCCACCGCGAGTTACGGGATTGCCACGTACGACGCCGGAACTTTCGATGCCGATGACCTGGTCGCCTCGGCGGACGCGGCTCTGTACAGGGCCAAGTCCCTGGGCAGGAACCGCGCCGCCCGCAGCGATCGGCTGCACTAGCCCCCTGCTTCTGCGGCGCGGTTCCGGACACCGGCCTACTTGGACTGGAGCGCGTCTGCCTGCTCAGCCAGGACCGTCAGCTCCACGCTGCCAGGCCGCTCAACGGTGCTCTCGATGGCCACCGCCGTGCCCGTGTGTGCGGACTCCAGGACGGATTCCATGACCTCCAGGGCGTGGTAGGCCAAGGCTCCGCCGGCCCTGGGCTCCATTCCCTGCGGGGTGGCGGCCAGGTCCGCGATGCCGAACCCGCGGCCGGAATCCACGTAGCCGGCGGACACGGGAAGGGTTTCCCAGTCCTCGGCGCCCAGGGAGAACAGCTGGACGTCGCCGTCGAAGTGGTTGGGGTCCGGTACCACCAGGGAGCCGCGCTCGCCGTGGATCTCGATGTTGGGGGATTTGGACTTCACGGCATCAAAGCTCATGAAGAGCGTCGAGAGCGCGCCGGATGCGTGGACCAGGACACCGGTGACGTGGGAATCGATGTTCACGGGTACCTTCCCGCCCTGGCGCGGCCCCGAGCCGATGGTCCGCTCATTCCGCGTGTGGCTGGCCGCACCGATCACCGACACCACAGGGCCCAGCAGCGTCACGAGTGCCGTGACGTAGTAGGGGCCCATGTCCAGGAGGGGGCCGCCGCCGGGCTGGTAGTAGAAGTCAGGGTTGGGGTGCCAGCGCTCGTGGCCCGGCGTCACCATGGTGGCCGACGCCGAGATGGGTGCGCCGATCAGTCCGTCATCGATGGCTTTCCGGGCGGTCTGGATCCCGGTGCCCAGCACGGTGTCCGGTGCACAGCCGACGACGACACCTGCCTCCCGCGCCGCGTCCAGCACCCGGCGTGCTTCTTCGGTGGTGGCAGCCAGGGGTTTTTCGCCGTAAACGCTTTTTCCTGCGGCGATCGCCTTCAGTGCCACCTCTGCGTGGGCGGCGGGGATGGTCAGGTTCAGGACCAGGTCCACGTCCTCTGCGGAGAGCAGCTCGTCCACGGAGACGGCGCGGACGCCGTCGTAGTCATCCGCCACGGCCTGCGCACGTGCCGGATCCAGGTCCGCCACGGCCACCAGCTGGATCTGGTCCAGCCGGCGGAAGTTGGCGAGGTATTGCGCGATGATGGCTCCGCAGCCAACGATTCCGACTTTCAACGGCTTGCCCACAGCAGGCCCCTTTCGATGATGGTGCGTACGTTCCGGTCCTGGAGGATTTCCACGCGGTGCCCGGGGGTGGACACGAAGATCCGGCCTTTGCCCCACTGGCGGGTCCAGATGGCGGGGGATGTCACTTCGCGGTTCCAGGGGTCCCACTCGCGGACTTTCTGGGTGGTGGTGGCCAGGACGTCGATGTAGTCGTCCGACAGCACCCAGTACTGTTCGGTGACCAGGTCGAAGTCCTTGATGCCCTTGGTGATGGGGTGGTCGGCGGCGGCCGGCAGCATGTTGACGGTGTAGGGCACGTAGTTGTCCGACTGCTCACCGATGCACTCATCCGGGTGCTTGCCGGGGTGGCAGGCGAACTGGCCGCCGATCAGGTGCAGGTAGTCGGAGGTGTTCCGGTAGGAATCCGCAATGCCGCCGTGCCAGCCGGCCAGGCCGGTGCCGTTCTCCACGGCTGCCCGCAGTCCGGCGAATTCGTCCTTTTCGATGGTGGTCATGGTCATGCACTGCATGATGAGGTCCACCCCTGCCATGTAGGCGGCATCGGCGTAGACCTTGGGGGATTCCTCCACCCGGACGTCGTAGCCGTTGTCCTTGAGGTAGGGGATGAAGAGCTCTGTGGCCTCGTAGGGCTGGTGGCCGTCCCAGCCGCCGCGGACCACCAGGGCGTTCTTGCGTTCTGTCATTGGGGTTTCCTTTGGTTGGCTGCCGGCTTTTGCCGGCAAGGCGTGGGGTCAGCGGCTGGCGAAAGCGGCGTCGAAGGCCGCTGCCGGCGGGGCGATCCGGGCCAGGTCCTGGACCATGGCCAGCGCCTGCGGGGCCCCGATGAGCCGGTCCATGCCGGCGTCCTCCCACTCGATGCTGGTGGGGCCCTCGTAGCCGATGGCGTTCAGGGTCCGGAAGATCCGGTTCCACTGCACGTCCCCGTGCCCTGCCGTGACGAAATCCCAGCCGCGCCGGGGATCGGCCCAGGCCAGGTGCGAGCCCAGGCGGCCGTTGCGGCCGTCGAGCTGGCGGATGGACTCCTTGACGTGGACATGGAAAATCCTGTCCGCGAAGTCCTGCAGGAACATGACGGGGTCCAGGTCCTGCCAGATGAAGTGGGAGGGGTCGAAGTTCAGGCCGAAGTTCTCCCGGTGTCCGATCGCCTCAAGGGTGTGCTTGGCGGTCCAGTAGTCATAGGCGATTTCGGACGGGTGGACTTCCAGGGCGAACCGGACACCCACCTCGTCGAAGACGTCGAGGATGGGGTTCCAGCGGTCCGCGAAGTCCTGGTAGCCGGCGTCGATCATTTCCTGGGAGGCGGGCGGGAACATGGCCACCGCCTTCCAGATGGAGGAGCCCGTGAAGCCGGTGACAGTCTTCACCCCCAGGCGGGCAGCAGCCCTGGCGGTGTCCTTCATGGCGTCCGCTGCCCGGCGGCGTACGCCTTCGGGCTCGCCGTCACCCCAGATGTCCGCTGGCAGGATGCCCTGGTGGCGCTCGTCGATGGGGTCGTCGCACACCGCCTGTCCGGTCAGGTGGTTGGCGATGGCGAACACCTTCAGGTTGTTCTTTTCGAGGATGTCCATCCGGCCCTGGAGGTAGTTGTCATCCTCGGCCGCGCGGCGCGGGTCCAGATGGTCGCCCCAGCAGGCGATCTCCAGCCCGTCGAAGCCCCACTCGCCCGCGAGCCGCGCCACTTCCTCGAAGGGCAGGTCGGCCCACTGGCCGGTAAACAGCGTGATTGGTCGTGTCATGTCTATTCCTTGGATCGCTTGAAGCTGGTCGTTGCCGTGCCGAACCGCTGCTCAGACTTTTTGCCACTGGCTGGAATTTGCGGCACTGGACTCCACAGCGGCCAGGACCCGCTGCACCTGCAGGGCGTCGGCGAAGGACGGTTCCGGTTGGCGGGCTTCGCCGATGGCCGTGACGAGGTCCACCACCTGGTGGGTGAAGCCGTGTTCGTACCCCAGGCCGTGGCCGGTGGGCCACCAGTTTCCGACGTAGGGGTGCTCGGGCTCGGTGACGAAGATCTTCCGGAACCCGGCGTCGGGGGATTCGGCGGCGTCGTAGAAGGACAGGACGTTCATGTCCTCGAAGTCGAAGGCAACGGAACCCTTGGTGCCGTTGACCTCCAGCCGCATGGCGTTCTTCCTGCCCAGGGCGTAACGCGTGGCTTCAAAGACGCCGATCGCACCCGAAGCCGTGCCGCCGTCGAACTTTGCGCTGAAGATTGCCGCGTCATCAACCGTGACTTTTCCCCGCGGAGCATCGCTGCTGAGGTCGCCGTGCCCGCCGAGTCCCACCAGGTCGCCGGCCAGCGGGCGTTCCTGCACAAAGGTCTCCAGCAGGGCCGAGACCCCGCTGATGTTCAGGCCCGTAACCCACTGCGCGGCGTCGATGCTGTGTGCTCCGATGTCACCCAAGGAGCCGGATCCGGACTTGCTCTTGTCCAGCCGCCAGGTCATGGGGGCGTTGGCATCGCTGAGCCAGTCCTGCAGGTACTGGGCCCTGACATGGCGGATGCCGCCCAGCCTGCCCTGTTCCACGAACCGCTTGGCCAGCGCCAGCGCCGGAGTGCGGCGGTAGCTGAAGCCGCACATGGAGAAGACGCCGTTCTTCGCCGCGGTCTCCGCGGCGAGCGTCATCCGTTCGGCTTCCGCGACGGAGTTGGCCAGCGGCTTCTCGCACAGCACGTGCTTGCCGGCTTCCAAGGCGGCGATGGCAATGTCGGCGTGCGTGTCGCCGGGCGTGCAGATATCGATGAGGTCGATGTCGTCGCGCTCGATCAGGCGGCGCCAGTCCGTTTCAACCGATTCCCAGCCGAGCTTGTCTGCCGCGGCGCGGACGCCGTCGGCATTCCTGCCCGCGACCGCTGTCAGCCGGGGCTGCAGGGGCAGGTCGAAAAACCGGGGTGCGGTGCGCCAGGCGTGGGAGTGGGCTGCACCCATGAAGGCGTAGCCCACCATGCCGACCCGCAGGGGTTGTGCGGTGGTCATGGAGATGTCCTTTCTTACTTGCTGAAGCCGGCGGTGAGGCCGCTCAACAGTTGACGGCGGGCGACGACGTATACCACCAGCAGGGGAAGGGTCGCCAGGACGACGGAGGCGAGAATGGCGGGGATGTTCACGCTGAACTCACCCTGGAAGGTCCACAGGGACAGCGGCAGGACCCTGGTTGCCGGGCTCTGCGTCAGGATCAGCGGGAAGAGGAAACCGTTCCAGACATGCAGGGCGTTGTAGATGCCGACGGTGATGACCGCCGGCTTGGTCATGGGGAGAGCGAGGCGCCACATCATGGCCCAGTCGGAACAGCCGTCCAGGCGCATCGATTCGAAAAGCTCATTGGGGACATCGCGCATGAAGTTGGACAGGATGAGGACGCTGACCGGGATGGCAAATGCCACGGACGGAAGGATCAGGGCCAGCAAGGTGTCATACATGTGCGCCCGGGTGATCATCCAGTAGATGGGGATGATGGTGGCGTGCAGGGGGATGGCCAGGCCAAGGACGAACAGGTTGTTCGTCAGGCTCAGGAACCGGCCCTTGCCGCGGACTATCGCATACGCGGCCATGAAGGACACCAGCAGGGCAGGCAGGACCGTGCCCAGGGTGACGATCAGGCTGTTGGTGAAGTACCTGACGAAGTTGTTCTCCAGGACCAGCTTGTAGTTGTCCAGGGTGGGTTCCGTTGCCGGGAGCATGGGGTTGGAGGCGAAAAAACCAGCCTGGTTCTTGAAGCTGGTGATCACCACGTAATAGATGGGGACGATGATGATGGCCAGCCAAAGCCAGCCGCCCAGCCCGCCAAGGAGGTTTGGCCGGAGCCGCCCGGGTCCCTTGGTGCGGGTAACCGGTGCTGCGGTGATGCTGCCCGCCGGGGCCGGTGGGACGGGAAGTTGTGTTGTGGAGGCCATCAGGCACCTTCCAATTGGCTTGCGTTGCGGTTTTTGCCGCCCAACCGCTGGAGGATGAGCGCCAGGCCCAGTCCGATGACGACGAGAATGACTCCCAGGGCGCTCGCGGCGCCCATGTCGTTGGCCTTGAAACCCGTCAGGTACATGTGCAGCGGTAGCAGCCGCGTGCTGTAGCCGGGGCCGCCCCCGGTGAGCACGAAGATGAGGTCGAAGTAGGCGAGGCTGCCCACCACCATCAGGGTGGAGGACGTGATGATCGTGTACTTGAGCTGGGGCAGGGTGATGTTCCAGAACTGGCGGAAGCGTCCCGCGCCGTCGATTTCGGCGGCCTCGTACAGCGACGTTGGGATCTGGCGGACGCCGCCCTGGTAAATCAGCGTGTGGAAGGGAACGAACTGCCACGCAATCACGAAGACCACCACGAACAGGACCAAATCCGAGTTGCCAAGCCAGTCCTGGGCAAGGATGGGCAGGTTGAATCCGGGGCCCAGGCCGAAGTTGGGATCGAGCAGGGCCTTGAAGGCGATGGCAACGGCGGCGGACGAAAGCAGCAACGGCAGGAAATAGAGCACGGCGAGGGCGGCGCGGTACTTCTGGCCGCCGGCCGTGAACACGCCCAGCAGCAGGCTGATGGGCGCCTGGACGATGAACGAGAAGAACATGATCTTCGCGGTGACCACCAGGGCGTTGCCGGTGACCGGATCCTTGAGGACCGTGGTCCAGCTGGACAGGCCGTCCAGCTTGATCTCGCCCAAACCGTTCCAGCTGGTGAAGCTGAGGAAGACGACGCCGATCAGCGGGACGACAGCGAACGCCAGGAAGAAGACCAGGGCCGGGACTGCGAGCCACCCCGAGGGGCCCGCATCGCGGACCCCCCGGTTGGCGGAACCAAGAGCCGTCATGGTCCCTTACTTTCCGATCGTGGCGTTCATGGTGCTGATGAACTGGTCAGGGCTGATCTTCTTGAGGAAGATCTGGTCCAGGTTGGACAGCATGGCGTCACCCTGCGCGGGGCTGAGGGCCTGGTCCCAGGAGAGGGTGAAGCTGGGGGCGTTCTTGGCCAGGCCGTAGACGAAGGTCAGGAAGTCCTTGTCGGGTGAGGCGGCGAGTTTGTCTTCGATTCCCTTGACTACCGGGACGGCGCCGGAGCTGATCAAGGCATCTGTGTTGGCATCGGTGAACATGCCGTCCTTGACATAGTCCAGGGCGGCCTTCTTCTGGGCATCGGTTGCCTTGGCGGAGATGGACCAGAAGTTGGAGGGGTTGCCCACGACGTTCGTCGGGTCACCCTTGCCGCCCGAAACGGTGGGGAAGGTGGTGTATCCCAGCTTTCCACTCCTGACGAAGTCGGCGGCGTCCTTCTTCATGCCCTGGTAGATCCAGCCGCCCTGCAGGATCATGGCGGCCTTGCCGGTGTACATCAGGGCCTGGTCTGCGTTGCTGTCCGCCGCAACGGATGAGAAGCCGTTGATGAACCCGCCGGCGTCGGCCAGGTCCTGGATCTTGGTCAGCGCCTCTTTGACGGCGGGGTCGGACCAGGCCCCGGGCTTGTTGGCTGCGATGTTGGCGAAGACTTCGGGGCCGCCAATGCGCTCCACCAGGTACTCAAGCCACATCAGGTCCGGCCACTTGGACTGGCCGCCCAGCGAGAACGGGGCAACACCGGCTGCCTTGAACTTCGGCACCAGGGCCATCAGCTCATCCCAGGTCTTCGGCGGCTGGGCTCCCACCTTGTCGAAGACGTCCTTGTTGAAGTAGAGGACAACCGGCTGGACGTTGTTGTTCGGCAGTGCGTAGGTCTTGCCGTTTACTTCACCGTTCTTCAGCACTGAGGGAAGGTAACGGTCCTTGACCTGCGGGTTGTCCTTGATGAAGGTGGACAGGTCGTCAACCTGGCTGGCGTCGACGTACGACTTCAGGACTCCGCCGCCCCAGCCATAGATGAAGGTGGGGCCTTCGCCGGCGCCGACGGCGGTGCGGACTTTGGTCTTGTAGGCGTCGTTGGCGAAGAAATCCAGCTTGATGGACTTGTCCGGGTTGGCCTGGTTCCAGTCATCCACCGACTTCTGGAGCACCGGCTGGTTGCCGCCGGTGAGTCCCCACATGGTGGCCGAATCGCTGCTGACGTTTGAGCCGGCAGGACCTGACGAACCGCAGGCAGCGAGGCTGACTGCCAGTCCTGCTGCGGAAATTGCCAACGCTGCCGAGCGCAACTTTCGAATCTTCATTTCGCTTCCGTTCATCCTCCGGGCTCAACGCTGGGTCCCGGTAACGTGTGAAGCAGGCGTTTGCCTCGGCTCCGAGGCGGATGGCCCGCGTCAATTCGGTCAGTGGTCGTACCGCGCGGCTTTCGAAAGTTTTCGAAACATTACGAGCGGTGGTGCCAATCTAGCCGTGAGCCGGATCACAGTCAAGAGTTGAACCGTGATGGGCTCGACCTGTCCTTACCGGTAATCAGTTGACGCCCTGAGGAAACGCAGGCAAGATGGCCGTAAACGAAATGTTTCGAAAGAGTGGATGAGTCAGTGGCGAAGACTGCACGGCCGGCAAAGACAACCCTGGCAGCTGTTGCCTTGCAGGCGGGGGTTTCCACCCCCACAGTGTCCAAGGTGGTCAACGGCCGCGAAGATGTTGCGCCGGAGACCCGGGCCCGCATCCTGGCCGCCTTGGAGCAGGCGGGGTATCAATCACCCGTGCAGCGCCGTTCCGTGACGAGGACCAGCACGGTGATCGAGGTGGTGGTGGACGTCCTGACCTCCGCCTACACCACCGAGGTCCTGGACGGGATTCTGCAGTTCGCCGCTTCCGAGGATGTCGAGGTCCTGGTGAGCGTCACCGCACCGTCGACTCCGACGGTGCAGACCGCGGAGCGCCGCGCGCAGCGGATGGTCGACGAAGGCAGGGCGGGAATGATCGTGGTGACCTCGGCATTCAGCGAGGCGCAGATGCACGCTTTCCGGCGGCGCCGGATCCCGGTGGTGGTGATCGATCCGCTCAACCCGCCACCCGCGGACGTGGTCAGCGTAGGGGCCACCAACTGGGCGGGCGGCAAGGCCGCCACCGAACACCTGCTGGAACTGGGCCACCGGCGCATTGCCTACATCGGCGGTATTGAGCGGGCCGAGTGCAACCAGGCGCGGCTCCACGGCTACATGGCCGCCCTTGCAGCCTATGGCATCTCCGTGGATCCGCAGTACATCATTCCGGGCGGCAGGTTCCGCCGGGACAGCGGGGTGTCCGGGATGAAGG is a window from the Arthrobacter sp. NicSoilC5 genome containing:
- a CDS encoding extracellular solute-binding protein, producing MKIRKLRSAALAISAAGLAVSLAACGSSGPAGSNVSSDSATMWGLTGGNQPVLQKSVDDWNQANPDKSIKLDFFANDAYKTKVRTAVGAGEGPTFIYGWGGGVLKSYVDASQVDDLSTFIKDNPQVKDRYLPSVLKNGEVNGKTYALPNNNVQPVVLYFNKDVFDKVGAQPPKTWDELMALVPKFKAAGVAPFSLGGQSKWPDLMWLEYLVERIGGPEVFANIAANKPGAWSDPAVKEALTKIQDLADAGGFINGFSSVAADSNADQALMYTGKAAMILQGGWIYQGMKKDAADFVRSGKLGYTTFPTVSGGKGDPTNVVGNPSNFWSISAKATDAQKKAALDYVKDGMFTDANTDALISSGAVPVVKGIEDKLAASPDKDFLTFVYGLAKNAPSFTLSWDQALSPAQGDAMLSNLDQIFLKKISPDQFISTMNATIGK
- a CDS encoding sugar phosphate isomerase/epimerase family protein, yielding MTRPITLFTGQWADLPFEEVARLAGEWGFDGLEIACWGDHLDPRRAAEDDNYLQGRMDILEKNNLKVFAIANHLTGQAVCDDPIDERHQGILPADIWGDGEPEGVRRRAADAMKDTARAAARLGVKTVTGFTGSSIWKAVAMFPPASQEMIDAGYQDFADRWNPILDVFDEVGVRFALEVHPSEIAYDYWTAKHTLEAIGHRENFGLNFDPSHFIWQDLDPVMFLQDFADRIFHVHVKESIRQLDGRNGRLGSHLAWADPRRGWDFVTAGHGDVQWNRIFRTLNAIGYEGPTSIEWEDAGMDRLIGAPQALAMVQDLARIAPPAAAFDAAFASR
- a CDS encoding ThuA domain-containing protein, encoding MTERKNALVVRGGWDGHQPYEATELFIPYLKDNGYDVRVEESPKVYADAAYMAGVDLIMQCMTMTTIEKDEFAGLRAAVENGTGLAGWHGGIADSYRNTSDYLHLIGGQFACHPGKHPDECIGEQSDNYVPYTVNMLPAAADHPITKGIKDFDLVTEQYWVLSDDYIDVLATTTQKVREWDPWNREVTSPAIWTRQWGKGRIFVSTPGHRVEILQDRNVRTIIERGLLWASR
- a CDS encoding carbohydrate ABC transporter permease — its product is MASTTQLPVPPAPAGSITAAPVTRTKGPGRLRPNLLGGLGGWLWLAIIIVPIYYVVITSFKNQAGFFASNPMLPATEPTLDNYKLVLENNFVRYFTNSLIVTLGTVLPALLVSFMAAYAIVRGKGRFLSLTNNLFVLGLAIPLHATIIPIYWMITRAHMYDTLLALILPSVAFAIPVSVLILSNFMRDVPNELFESMRLDGCSDWAMMWRLALPMTKPAVITVGIYNALHVWNGFLFPLILTQSPATRVLPLSLWTFQGEFSVNIPAILASVVLATLPLLVVYVVARRQLLSGLTAGFSK
- a CDS encoding Gfo/Idh/MocA family oxidoreductase, whose product is MGKPLKVGIVGCGAIIAQYLANFRRLDQIQLVAVADLDPARAQAVADDYDGVRAVSVDELLSAEDVDLVLNLTIPAAHAEVALKAIAAGKSVYGEKPLAATTEEARRVLDAAREAGVVVGCAPDTVLGTGIQTARKAIDDGLIGAPISASATMVTPGHERWHPNPDFYYQPGGGPLLDMGPYYVTALVTLLGPVVSVIGAASHTRNERTIGSGPRQGGKVPVNIDSHVTGVLVHASGALSTLFMSFDAVKSKSPNIEIHGERGSLVVPDPNHFDGDVQLFSLGAEDWETLPVSAGYVDSGRGFGIADLAATPQGMEPRAGGALAYHALEVMESVLESAHTGTAVAIESTVERPGSVELTVLAEQADALQSK
- a CDS encoding LacI family DNA-binding transcriptional regulator is translated as MAKTARPAKTTLAAVALQAGVSTPTVSKVVNGREDVAPETRARILAALEQAGYQSPVQRRSVTRTSTVIEVVVDVLTSAYTTEVLDGILQFAASEDVEVLVSVTAPSTPTVQTAERRAQRMVDEGRAGMIVVTSAFSEAQMHAFRRRRIPVVVIDPLNPPPADVVSVGATNWAGGKAATEHLLELGHRRIAYIGGIERAECNQARLHGYMAALAAYGISVDPQYIIPGGRFRRDSGVSGMKALLGLEKRPTAIFAGSDSIALGVLSEAAHCGLKVPGDISLVGFDGTIQGEESVPALTSVAQPLEEMGRAALRSLLRQARGEVLDSRRVELATHVIVRESTAPPAA
- a CDS encoding sugar ABC transporter permease produces the protein MTALGSANRGVRDAGPSGWLAVPALVFFLAFAVVPLIGVVFLSFTSWNGLGEIKLDGLSSWTTVLKDPVTGNALVVTAKIMFFSFIVQAPISLLLGVFTAGGQKYRAALAVLYFLPLLLSSAAVAIAFKALLDPNFGLGPGFNLPILAQDWLGNSDLVLFVVVFVIAWQFVPFHTLIYQGGVRQIPTSLYEAAEIDGAGRFRQFWNITLPQLKYTIITSSTLMVVGSLAYFDLIFVLTGGGPGYSTRLLPLHMYLTGFKANDMGAASALGVILVVIGLGLALILQRLGGKNRNASQLEGA
- a CDS encoding Gfo/Idh/MocA family oxidoreductase is translated as MTTAQPLRVGMVGYAFMGAAHSHAWRTAPRFFDLPLQPRLTAVAGRNADGVRAAADKLGWESVETDWRRLIERDDIDLIDICTPGDTHADIAIAALEAGKHVLCEKPLANSVAEAERMTLAAETAAKNGVFSMCGFSYRRTPALALAKRFVEQGRLGGIRHVRAQYLQDWLSDANAPMTWRLDKSKSGSGSLGDIGAHSIDAAQWVTGLNISGVSALLETFVQERPLAGDLVGLGGHGDLSSDAPRGKVTVDDAAIFSAKFDGGTASGAIGVFEATRYALGRKNAMRLEVNGTKGSVAFDFEDMNVLSFYDAAESPDAGFRKIFVTEPEHPYVGNWWPTGHGLGYEHGFTHQVVDLVTAIGEARQPEPSFADALQVQRVLAAVESSAANSSQWQKV